The Raphanus sativus cultivar WK10039 chromosome 2, ASM80110v3, whole genome shotgun sequence genome includes a region encoding these proteins:
- the LOC108842967 gene encoding uncharacterized protein LOC108842967, with translation MGKMVEKLGRCVKTVFFMVAMLVSLLVSSLPVLVAIGDVLVPTFLLSSFTCLTCYSFHHHLSRYSFKSSLTDIPLLSLLRSFLLISVYSLSDAPALSHGPYLGTVSLSSLLSVLLLSVKACIFTANSQLNPTDESASSISPSRQRLHLKKSWGMPVLFLSSVVFALGHTVVAYRTSCRARRKLLFHSRVDPEALLSCKGVFSSYQKLPRSPIPLVRKVSKTDGEVRRKLLPSSSTSQHDAGELPVRVLADLDSLFLTVTGLSLHYKISTPASPPPEPNSMLNVPESMAGRLKLDRKLLTMVTRNKLNHHHHKSCSSLFNNSSSSSLHDPLLEGSSPTSPLLFKDTQEEADDMNSSSCGEQQQDPSDGSGQFGVVLVHGFGGGVFSWRNVMPSLAHQLGCLVTAFDRPGWGLTARPHLKDLEERDLPNPYTLENQVDMLVAFCREMGFASVVLVGHDDGGLIALKAAQRLVAASTNIKVKGVVLLNVSLTREVVPAFARILLHTSLGKKHLVRPLLRTEIAQVVNRRAWYDPAKMTTDVLKLYKAPLHVEGWDEALHEIGRLSSEMVLSTQNAQSLLKAVENLPVLVVAGAEDALVPLKSSQVMASKLFNSRLVAISGCGHLPHEECPKALLAAMTPFISRLVLSD, from the exons ATGGGGAAAATGGTAGAGAAGTTGGGGAGATGCGTAAAGACGGTTTTTTTCATGGTGGCCATGTTGGTCTCCCTCTTAGTCTCCTCCTTGCCTGTCCTCGTTGCCATCGGCGATGTCTTGGTTCCAACCTTTTTGCTATCAAGCTTCACTTGTTTGACCTGCTACTCCTTCCATCACCACCTCTCCCGTTACTCCTTCAAATCCTCTCTCACCGACATTCCTCTCCTCTCCCTCCTCAGATCTTTCCTCCTCATCTCCGTCTATTCCCTCTCCGATGCCCCTGCCCTCTCTCACGGACCTTACCTCGGAACTGTCTCCTTGTCTTCTCTTCTCTCcgttcttcttctctctgttaAAGCTTGTATTTTCACTGCTAATTCTCAGCTTAACCCTACTGATGAGTCCGCATCATCCATCTCTCCCTCAAGGCAACGTCTCCATCTCAAAAAGTCTTGGGGAATGCCCGTTTTGTTCCTCTCTTCTGTCGTTTTCGCTCTTGGTCATACCGTTGTTGCTTACAGAACCAGCTGCAGAGCTAGGAGGAAACTCTTGTTTCACTCCAGAGTCGACCCTGAAGCT CTTCTTTCATGTAAAGGTGTCTTCTCCAGTTACCAGAAACTCCCACGTTCTCCTATTCCTCTGGTACGCAAGGTCTCCAAGACTGACGGCGAGGTCAGACgaaagcttcttccttcttcctcaACATCCCAACATGATGCTGGAGAGCTTCCCGTGAGAGTGCTTGCTGATCTTGACAGCTTGTTCCTTACTGTCACAGGTCTCTCTCTTCATTACAAGATTTCCACACCTGCCTCTCCTCCTCCTGAACCTAATTCTATGCTCAATGTCCCTGAATCGATGGCTGGAAGGTTGAAGCTTGACAGGAAGTTATTGACCATGGTTACGAGAAACAAGCTCAATCATCATCACCATAAAAGCTGCAGCAGCCTCTTCAacaattcttcttcttcttccttgcatGATCCTCTCCTTGAGGGTTCTTCTCCcacttctcctcttcttttcaAAGACACTCAGGAAGAAGCAGATGACATGAATTCATCCAGTTGCGGGGAGCAGCAGCAAGATCCCTCAGATGGAAGCGGTCAATTTGGTGTAGTGCTGGTTCATGGATTTGGAGGTGGGGTCTTCTCTTGGAGGAATGTGATGCCTTCTCTCGCCCATCAGCTTGGCTGTCTTGTCACTGCTTTTGATAGGCCTGGATGGGGATTAACCGCTAGGCCTCATCTAAAGGATTTGGAGGAAAGAGATTTGCCAAACCCTTACACTCTGGAAAATCAG GTTGACATGCTTGTTGCTTTTTGCCGTGAAATGGGATTTGCTTCGGTAGTCTTGGTTGGCCATGATGATGGAGGTTTGATTGCTCTCAAGGCTGCACAAAGATTGGTAGCAGCATCGACCAACATCAAAGTGAAAGGAGTGGTTTTGCTTAATGTAAGCTTGACGAGGGAAGTAGTCCCAGCTTTTGCAAGAATACTTCTGCACACATCACTAGGAAAGAAACACCTTGTTCGCCCGCTACTCCGAACTGAGATAGCTCAGGTGGTGAACCGACGAGCTTGGTATGATCCTGCCAAGATGACAACAGATGTCTTAAAGCTATACAAGGCACCGCTCCATGTCGAAGGCTGGGACGAGGCACTTCACGAGATAGGTAGACTCTCATCCGAGATGGTGCTTTCGACTCAAAATGCACAGTCGCTTCTCAAGGCAGTGGAAAACTTACCAGTATTAGTCGTTGCTGGAGCAGAGGACGCACTTGTTCCCCTCAAGTCCTCCCAAGTGATGGCTTCAAAACTCTTCAACTCT AGGCTAGTAGCAATCTCAGGATGTGGTCATCTGCCGCATGAGGAGTGTCCAAAGGCGCTTCTTGCAGCCATGACCCCATTCATAAGCAGACTTGTACTTAGTGACTAG
- the LOC108843003 gene encoding uncharacterized protein LOC108843003: protein MESLLRVDRTGLETLTAGEMCSRRVWSHSVTVTELDLVRGVLQGMQGLCSPFIFWDQTAQSFVAEIRASHLSPTSLHSLLSPFLYAATCLKLVESILAGISSNNSPPPPTLMAFSNSVSAWLQKLRDISLNEEVKINDSTLTLTPTLLGLTSSLSSLCSGAEYLLQVVRGAIPHAYFDSTYTISTAEVAVHLLDFLYKKLDQVCLVQGGEVEGFHMLLQIFAGTLLPYIEALDSWLFDGTLDDPFGELFFTANQSVSVNDAEFWEKSYTLMRVPGPKSSVSSLNEKKGLTGTDSSSVSDKDKELSNRVLCPLFLKDISKSIVSAGKSLQLMHHIPSTSSEIQCHGNSILLAKNSNIRSTADLSLSEIFCLTLAGLIGHGDHVSRYLWKDEADEWEISPALASYISGELESGMVDKDLPALTCSERMWYKLLVGAVQEKRSMEAKSEQQSACYVTGVKDGKDSLTVKKALQGLFCHENPVVSVSKMDLERNKNAWDALNLSHNYCLPSLNDESLLSAVFEGCGVADAGLGGTNYKFGFQFGSSEYLSSQDDTGVLETLFPFPTLLPSFQAKLHMSEFLPFQKNSTLLSRVLSWMLKAEPRDAPLPVVIMQECFTIYIRRQVDYIGKMILSKLMNDWKLMHELSVLRAIYLLGSGDLLQHFLTVIFNKLGKGELTNDDFELNIILQESIRNSADAMLLNSPDSLVVSISRDSYLDKDKDDVVPVSSTRKSRVNNFGIDCLESLKFTYKVPWPLELIANSEAIKKYNQVMGFLLKVKRAKYVLDKARRWMWKGKGSATKIRKHHWLLEQKLLNFVDAFHQYVMDRVYHTAWRELCEAMVKAGSLDEVIYVHETYLLSIQRQCFVVQEKLWAIIASRINMILGLALEFYSIQQTLSSGGAVSAAIKARCEMEIDRIEKQFEDCIAFLLRVLSSKLNVGHFPHLADLVTRINYNYHYMSDTGSLMTVSGAETSSSRT from the exons ATGGAGTCGTTGCTTCGAGTTGATCGGACAGGGTTAGAAACCCTAACAGCGGGGGAGATGTGCAGTCGCAGAGTTTGGTCACACTCAGTGACCGTCACTGAACTCGATCTG GTGAGAGGTGTGTTACAAGGTATGCAAGGTCTGTGTAGCCCCTTCATTTTCTGGGACCAAACTGCACAGAGTTTCGTCGCCGAGATTAGAGCCTCTCATTTGTCTCCCACAAGCCTCCATTCCCTTCTCTCTCCTTTTTTGTATGCGGCAACATGTTTGAAGCTCGTAGAGTCTATCCTCGCTGGGATTAGTAGTAAtaactctcctcctcctcctacctTAATGGCGTTTTCTAACTCTGTCTCTGCCTGGCTCCAG AAACTCAGAGACATTTCTTTGAACGAGGAAGTGAAGATCAACGATTCTACTCTTACTCTCACTCCAACTCTCTTGGGATTGACTAGCTCTTTATCTAG TCTGTGTTCAGGTGCTGAATACCTTTTACAAGTCGTACGAGGTGCTATCCCTCATGCGTATTTTGATTCAACTTATACTATTTCCACTGCTGAAGTTGCTGTCCACCTTCTTGATTTCCTTTACAAGAAGCTGGACCAAGTATGCCTTGTCCAAGGTGGTGAG GTGGAAGGATTTCACATGCTGCTCCAAATCTTTGCTGGAACTTTATTGCCTTATATAGAGGCTTTGGATTCATGGTTGTTTGATGGAACTCTTGATGATCCTTTCGGAGAG TTGTTTTTTACAGCCAATCAATCGGTGTCCGTTAACGATGCAGAGTTTTGGGAGAAAAGTTACACGTTGATGAGGGTGCCGGGCCCCAAGTCAAGTGTATCTTCTCTAAATGAAAAGAAGGGACTGACTGGAACTGACTCTAGTTCAGTTTCTGACAAAGACAAAGAGCTGAGTAACCGGGTGCTATGCCCATTATTCTTAAAAGACATCTCTAAATCCATTGTTTCTGCTGGCAAGTCATTGCAGCTCATGCATCATATTCCTTCCACCTCTTCAGAGATTCAGTGCCATGGGAATTCTATACTACTGGCGAAAAACAGCAACATTAGGAGCACTGCAGACTTATCCTTGTCTGAAATCTTTTGTCTAACACTTGCTGGCCTTATAGGCCATGGTGATCACGTCTCTAGATATCTGTGGAAAGATGAGGCGGATGAGTGGGAGATTTCTCCAGCTTTAGCATCATATATAAGTGGAGAGCTGGAGAGTGGCATGGTTGACAAAGATCTCCCAGCTCTCACGTGCTCAGAGCGAATGTGGTATAAGTTGTTGGTCGGTGCAGTGCAAGAGAAAAGATCTATGGAGGCCAAATCAGAACAGCAGAGTGCATGTTATGTTACTGGTGTGAAGGACGGAAAAGATAGTCTAACTGTCAAAAAAGCGTTGCAGGGTTTATTTTGTCATGAAAACCCTGTTGTTTCAGTATCTAAAATGGATCTTGAGAGGAATAAAAATGCTTGGGATGCCTTGAACTTGTCACACAACTACTGTCTACCCTCTCTAAATGATGAGAGTTTGTTGAGTGCTGTTTTTGAGGGATGCGGCGTGGCAGATGCTGGATTGGGCGGCACAAACTACAAATTTGGATTCCAATTTGGTAGTTCTGAATATCTTTCTTCTCAGGATGACACAGGAGTTCTAGAAACGTTGTTTCCTTTCCCCACTTTGCTTCCGTCATTCCAG GCGAAGCTCCATATGTCAGAGTTCCTACCTTTCCAAAAGAATAGTACACTTCTTTCAAGAGTTCTCAGCTGGATGCTGAAGGCAGAGCCAAGGGATGCTCCGCTTCCTGTTGTGATAATGCAAGAATGCTTCACGATCTACATCAGGAGGCAG GTGGACTACATTGGCAAAATGATTTTGTCAAAACTAATGAATGATTGGAAATTGATGCACGAACTTTCGGTGTTGCGTGCCATTTACTTGTTAGGTTCAG GGGACCTTCTGCAGCATTTTCTGACTGTCATATTCAACAAGCTGGGCAAGGGAGAGTTAACAAATGATGATTTTGAGTTGAACATAATCCTTCAG GAATCAATTAGAAATTCAGCTGATGCCATGCTGTTGAATAGTCCTGATTCATTGGTGGTATCCATTTCCAGAGATAGTTATTTAGACAAAGACAAAGATGACGTAGTACCTGTTTCTTCAACTCGTAAAAGCCGCGTTAATAACTTTGGGATAGACTGCCTCGAGTCTCTCAAATTCACTTATAAG GTGCCATGGCCGCTTGAGCTTATTGCCAATAGTGAGGCCATTAAAAAGTATAACCAG gTGATGGGATTTTTGCTGAAGGTCAAACGAGCAAAATATGTGCTTGATAAAGCACGAAGGTGGATGTGGAAG GGTAAAGGCTCTGCAACAAAAATCCGCAAGCACCACTGGTTACTGGAACAAAAGCTCCTCAATTTTGTGGATGCTTTTCATCAATACGTAATGGACAGG GTATATCACACGGCATGGCGCGAACTGTGCGAAGCAATGGTAAAAGCAGGGTCTCTGGACGAGGTCATATATGTACATGAGACCTACTTGTTATCGATTCAGAGGCAATGCTTTGTGGTTCAAGAAAAGCTG TGGGCAATCATTGCAAGTCGGATCAACATGATTCTGGGATTAGCTCTAGAGTTCTACTCGATACAACAGACACTAAGCAGCGGTGGAGCAGTTTCAGCAGCGATCAAGGCTAGATGCGAAATGGAAATAGACCGCATTGAGAAACAATTTGAAGACTGCATAGCTTTCCTCCTTAGA GTACTGTCTTCGAAGCTGAATGTGGGACACTTTCCTCATTTGGCTGATTTAGTAACCAGGATCAATTACAATTATCACTACATGTCCGACACTGGAAGCTTGATGACTGTTTCTGGAGCAGAGACCAGCTCATCCAGAACCTGA